One Dysosmobacter welbionis DNA segment encodes these proteins:
- a CDS encoding RraA family protein — translation MVSVGCRIHTHPARTDPGLVERFRNIPVANLDDCMGRTAALSSAIRPYGPRRLLGQAFTVRVPAGDNLMFHKAMDMAQPGDVFVIDAFGCEERSILGELMVSYCKIRGASGIVVDGCIRDADAIRAMNFPIYARGVTPNGPYKNGPGEIGGAVVVGGQVIRPGDILAGDGDGIVVIRPEDAEEILEQVEKLMANESRTLSEMKQHSTYIRPWVDEKLAELKCEYL, via the coding sequence ATGGTATCCGTTGGTTGCAGAATCCACACGCATCCCGCACGTACAGATCCCGGTCTGGTGGAACGGTTTCGCAATATCCCGGTTGCGAATCTTGACGACTGCATGGGACGTACAGCAGCGCTCTCCTCCGCCATCAGGCCCTATGGCCCGCGCCGGCTGTTAGGGCAGGCATTTACTGTAAGAGTCCCGGCGGGGGACAATCTGATGTTCCATAAGGCCATGGATATGGCTCAGCCAGGAGACGTTTTTGTGATTGATGCTTTCGGCTGCGAAGAACGCTCTATATTGGGGGAGCTGATGGTAAGTTACTGTAAAATACGGGGTGCTTCCGGCATTGTGGTGGACGGCTGTATCCGGGACGCAGACGCCATTCGGGCGATGAATTTCCCCATATATGCAAGGGGAGTTACGCCCAATGGCCCCTACAAGAACGGGCCAGGTGAAATCGGTGGAGCAGTTGTTGTAGGTGGACAGGTTATTCGTCCTGGTGATATTCTTGCAGGAGACGGCGACGGAATTGTTGTAATACGTCCGGAGGATGCGGAGGAGATTTTGGAGCAGGTCGAAAAGCTCATGGCCAACGAGTCCCGCACTCTCAGTGAGATGAAGCAGCATAGTACATATATCCGCCCCTGGGTGGACGAGAAGCTGGCAGAATTGAAATGTGAATATTTATGA
- a CDS encoding hydroxyacid dehydrogenase, which produces MKIFVNEPIHPAAMELLRSRAEVVSEWEDVPAVSAALVRTTKIGPDFLNRAKQLRVIGKHGIGYDNIDIASAKERGIAVVYTPLANVNSVAELAVSLFLALARKLVSAQKLIRSGECTRIAPPELTGTELSGKTVALIGLGHIAQQVAQILGVGFHCHLVGYDPYVSREKMATLDIEKADCLKEALRAGDLINISVPLNDSTRGMIGSAELGVCRPTAILVNTARGGIVDEVALYEALSRNELAAAASDVFAVEPPGVDMPLMSLPNFLPTPHIGANTEEALYRMGITVVEDLFAVLNGVSPRFPVP; this is translated from the coding sequence ATGAAAATTTTTGTCAACGAACCCATACATCCGGCAGCAATGGAACTGCTGCGGTCACGGGCTGAAGTTGTCTCCGAATGGGAGGATGTCCCGGCTGTCAGCGCGGCATTGGTGCGGACAACAAAAATTGGACCTGATTTTTTAAATCGAGCGAAGCAGCTGCGCGTGATCGGAAAGCACGGGATCGGGTACGACAATATTGACATTGCATCTGCGAAGGAGAGAGGGATTGCTGTTGTCTATACTCCTTTGGCGAATGTCAACTCGGTGGCTGAACTGGCGGTATCTCTTTTCCTTGCGTTGGCCCGAAAGCTGGTTTCCGCTCAAAAATTGATACGTTCCGGAGAGTGCACCAGGATCGCGCCCCCTGAGCTGACGGGCACTGAGTTGAGCGGAAAGACAGTGGCCCTGATCGGCCTTGGACACATTGCACAGCAGGTTGCACAGATTCTAGGAGTCGGTTTTCACTGCCACCTTGTGGGATATGACCCATATGTTTCCCGGGAAAAAATGGCTACGCTCGACATTGAGAAAGCAGATTGTTTGAAAGAAGCGCTGAGGGCGGGAGATTTGATCAACATCAGCGTGCCCCTCAATGACAGCACCCGTGGTATGATCGGCTCCGCGGAACTGGGCGTCTGTCGCCCCACTGCAATTCTGGTCAATACGGCACGTGGCGGGATTGTAGATGAGGTGGCGCTCTATGAAGCGCTGTCCCGTAATGAGCTGGCTGCGGCAGCAAGTGATGTTTTTGCCGTCGAGCCTCCCGGTGTGGATATGCCGCTGATGTCTTTACCCAATTTTCTGCCCACTCCGCATATAGGAGCCAATACGGAGGAGGCGCTTTATCGTATGGGGATTACGGTAGTGGAAGATCTTTTCGCCGTTCTGAACGGTGTTTCTCCACGATTTCCTGTTCCGTAA
- a CDS encoding YfcC family protein translates to MQPKNSIRRKPAFPDGMLIVLGVIILCVIVTWFIPSGQYDRILDASGRQIVDPNSFHYIESEKISLLRIPHFIVEGTIAQAEMIFFLLTIGGCYEIVMHTGVLQAIIARMAKWKVRDMAFILVFTLVFAVIAAPAGGVVSFIGFAPIFVMIARAMGYDALVGVSLVLLGGAVGAAAGPITPFTTGVAQGIAELPLYSGLSYRIICMLVLWIVTALFIARYAKKVRLDPSKSYVYDLEQVQKNQEVEKHYDTDLSAQQIAILVIFILGLCLIIYGSLRLNWGNRVHMQIYLCMSVILAIVGKFNPNETVRVFVRGAKGMLAAALVLGLSRSISMILDEALVLDTVIYGCAAILNGLPTLLRGPAMLIANTVVNVFIISGSGQAAAVMPVFIPVADLVGLTRQTAVLAFNFGDGFSNWILPHSAPLMGFIGATSISYGKWFKYFWKLFLLWNALAMALLFIAQLMNYGPF, encoded by the coding sequence ATGCAACCCAAAAATTCCATTCGTCGAAAGCCTGCTTTTCCGGACGGCATGTTGATCGTCCTTGGAGTCATCATACTGTGTGTCATCGTGACTTGGTTTATTCCTTCGGGTCAATACGACCGTATTTTAGATGCCAGCGGACGGCAGATCGTTGATCCAAACTCTTTCCATTATATTGAAAGCGAAAAAATCAGTCTCCTGCGTATTCCACACTTTATTGTAGAGGGTACGATTGCACAAGCGGAAATGATTTTCTTCCTGCTGACGATCGGTGGCTGCTATGAAATCGTAATGCACACCGGAGTGCTTCAGGCGATCATAGCCAGAATGGCCAAATGGAAAGTGCGGGACATGGCGTTTATACTGGTCTTTACGCTGGTGTTTGCCGTGATCGCAGCTCCTGCTGGCGGTGTAGTGTCTTTCATCGGATTTGCGCCCATTTTTGTCATGATCGCCCGGGCCATGGGCTATGATGCGCTTGTGGGCGTCTCTCTGGTGCTGCTAGGAGGTGCTGTGGGTGCTGCTGCTGGACCGATCACTCCCTTTACCACAGGCGTTGCCCAGGGAATTGCAGAACTGCCGCTGTATTCCGGCCTGTCTTACCGGATAATCTGCATGCTTGTTTTGTGGATTGTTACAGCCCTCTTTATTGCTCGGTATGCTAAAAAAGTTCGGTTGGATCCCTCAAAGAGCTATGTTTACGATCTTGAGCAGGTGCAGAAGAATCAAGAAGTAGAAAAGCACTATGACACCGATCTTTCGGCTCAACAGATCGCTATTCTGGTGATTTTTATTTTAGGCTTGTGCCTGATCATCTATGGCAGCCTTCGCCTGAACTGGGGCAATCGAGTTCATATGCAGATCTATCTGTGCATGAGCGTGATTCTTGCGATTGTTGGTAAGTTCAATCCCAATGAGACAGTCCGGGTCTTTGTGCGAGGAGCCAAGGGGATGCTGGCCGCAGCTCTGGTACTGGGGCTTTCCCGCAGTATTAGCATGATTCTGGATGAGGCGCTGGTTCTGGACACCGTTATTTACGGCTGCGCTGCGATTTTGAACGGGCTTCCCACGTTGCTGCGGGGGCCGGCTATGCTGATTGCCAATACGGTTGTCAATGTTTTCATTATTTCTGGAAGCGGGCAGGCTGCCGCAGTTATGCCGGTGTTCATCCCTGTTGCGGATTTGGTGGGGCTGACTCGTCAAACCGCTGTGCTGGCCTTCAATTTCGGCGATGGCTTTTCCAACTGGATCCTTCCGCATTCTGCTCCGCTGATGGGATTTATTGGTGCTACCAGCATCTCCTACGGAAAATGGTTTAAATACTTCTGGAAGCTATTCCTGCTTTGGAATGCCTTGGCCATGGCGCTTCTTTTTATTGCACAGTTAATGAACTATGGGCCTTTCTAA
- a CDS encoding amidohydrolase, producing the protein MMTKEEILNAAKKWEDFCIALRRDFHESPELSGQETQTIARICTELRAVGLSPIEVQDGGVLAVIEGDAPGKTVLLRADVDALPVQEDPCNLLRKKECVSKIPGVSHVCGHDCHAAMLVTVGKILAARRDFPGRIVLMFERGEEGGGNLRYLIDYLQKNHWDIDGVWGMHLNSDIPAGKFAIRSGPLMAGGLMFDITLVGKDGHGSRPDWANNPVDCFQTIQTALDKIRMRAVDPNDAITFSICRVSTESQRPNIIGRTLNFAGTVRYFDLERAYRPFSKAMRRIIDNIADAFECEAVYNQFECIAVPLINQSDCYEIAKQTLTEIFGEDRVVQGPLKFGSETLSYVMSFWPGMYLNLGIKDPTLGTGSGHHTAKFDVDESQFKTGVAAHIGYALAFLESSKKIQDFKPYDGDIWDLLGE; encoded by the coding sequence ATGATGACAAAAGAAGAAATTCTGAATGCTGCAAAAAAATGGGAAGATTTTTGCATCGCTCTGCGCAGGGATTTCCATGAATCCCCTGAATTGTCCGGGCAGGAAACTCAAACAATTGCTCGTATTTGTACTGAGTTACGTGCTGTGGGACTCTCTCCCATCGAAGTGCAAGATGGTGGTGTTTTAGCGGTAATCGAGGGAGATGCTCCTGGCAAAACCGTGCTTTTGCGGGCGGACGTGGATGCACTTCCTGTTCAGGAGGATCCGTGCAATCTTTTGCGCAAGAAAGAATGTGTCAGCAAGATCCCCGGCGTGTCCCATGTGTGCGGCCATGACTGCCATGCAGCCATGCTGGTCACTGTGGGGAAGATTCTTGCAGCCCGTCGGGATTTTCCTGGGCGAATTGTGCTCATGTTTGAACGCGGTGAAGAAGGGGGCGGCAATCTCCGGTATCTCATTGATTATCTGCAAAAGAACCATTGGGACATTGATGGAGTTTGGGGCATGCACCTAAACAGTGATATTCCCGCAGGAAAATTTGCGATTCGAAGTGGACCGTTGATGGCTGGGGGACTGATGTTTGACATCACATTGGTGGGTAAGGACGGACATGGTTCAAGGCCGGATTGGGCCAATAATCCTGTGGATTGCTTTCAGACGATTCAAACAGCATTGGATAAAATTCGTATGCGCGCGGTAGATCCAAATGATGCAATTACCTTTTCGATTTGCAGGGTGTCAACGGAGTCCCAGCGGCCCAATATTATTGGACGAACTTTAAATTTTGCCGGTACAGTTCGTTACTTTGATTTGGAAAGAGCATACCGTCCTTTCAGCAAGGCAATGCGGCGAATTATTGATAATATTGCCGATGCTTTTGAATGCGAAGCAGTATATAATCAGTTTGAGTGTATTGCAGTCCCTCTTATCAATCAATCTGATTGTTATGAAATTGCAAAGCAGACATTGACGGAGATTTTTGGAGAAGATCGTGTAGTGCAGGGGCCATTGAAGTTTGGATCAGAGACACTTTCCTATGTAATGAGCTTTTGGCCGGGTATGTATTTGAATTTGGGTATTAAAGATCCCACATTGGGTACTGGATCCGGTCATCATACGGCCAAATTCGATGTAGATGAATCGCAGTTCAAAACCGGTGTCGCGGCACACATCGGATATGCCCTGGCCTTCTTGGAAAGCTCAAAGAAAATACAGGATTTCAAGCCTTATGATGGAGATATTTGGGATCTGTTAGGCGAATAG